One Corynebacterium appendicis CIP 107643 DNA window includes the following coding sequences:
- a CDS encoding helix-turn-helix domain-containing protein: MGGVFRAPALDALSNHPPVNLSVLKNNRAKAFQFTTLTAICQAPDCQPGEVFSVK; this comes from the coding sequence CTGGGTGGCGTTTTTCGTGCGCCCGCACTTGACGCCTTATCTAATCACCCCCCCGTCAATCTGTCCGTTCTGAAAAACAACCGTGCGAAAGCCTTCCAGTTCACCACGCTCACCGCGATCTGCCAGGCGCCCGACTGCCAGCCGGGCGAGGTGTTCTCGGTCAAATAA
- the cmrA gene encoding mycolate reductase (Catalyzes the final step in mycolic acid biosynthesis.) → MSFPSPARDFYALVTGASQGIGEAMARDFAAEGHNLIIVARREDVLTQLAEELEKDYGVDVVVAAHDLSVTEDVDTLLSLIDEKRISICVNSAGIASFGPFMDQDWNYETNQFNLNATAVFRITKAVLDQMVRRGEGALCNVGSAAGNVPIPNNATYVLTKAGVNAFTEALHYELKKTGVHCTLLAPGPVRDAVIPEEDQSIVDKVVPEFLWTTYESCSRETIDAMKKNRRRITPGPLSKAMDFVSSYAPRGALAPVMGWFYAKMG, encoded by the coding sequence ATGAGTTTCCCCTCCCCCGCACGTGATTTCTACGCACTGGTCACCGGCGCGAGCCAAGGCATCGGCGAGGCCATGGCCCGCGATTTCGCCGCCGAAGGCCACAACCTCATCATCGTTGCCCGCCGCGAAGACGTCCTGACGCAGCTCGCAGAGGAGCTAGAGAAGGACTACGGCGTCGATGTCGTAGTGGCGGCGCATGATCTATCGGTCACGGAAGACGTCGATACGCTGCTTTCGCTCATCGACGAAAAGCGCATCTCCATCTGCGTCAACTCCGCCGGCATCGCTTCCTTCGGGCCTTTCATGGACCAGGACTGGAACTACGAGACGAACCAGTTCAACCTCAATGCCACGGCTGTCTTCCGCATCACCAAGGCGGTGCTCGACCAGATGGTCCGGCGAGGCGAGGGTGCGCTGTGCAACGTCGGTTCCGCCGCCGGAAATGTGCCGATCCCGAATAACGCGACCTACGTGCTCACCAAAGCCGGCGTCAACGCGTTCACGGAGGCGCTGCACTACGAACTAAAGAAGACCGGCGTGCACTGCACCCTGCTCGCGCCCGGCCCGGTGCGCGACGCCGTCATTCCGGAAGAGGACCAGTCCATCGTGGACAAGGTGGTCCCGGAGTTCTTGTGGACGACCTACGAGTCCTGCTCCCGCGAGACCATCGACGCGATGAAGAAGAACCGCCGCCGCATCACCCCCGGCCCGTTGTCCAAGGCCATGGACTTCGTCTCCTCGTACGCGCCGCGCGGTGCGCTCGCACCGGTCATGGGCTGGTTCTACGCCAAGATGGGTTAG
- the orn gene encoding oligoribonuclease — MSEALAQKDDRIVWVDLEMTGLDPDRHVIVEVAALVTDAELNILDDGIDLVVHATDAELAEMDDFVTEMHGSSGLTEQIKASTVTIEEAEEAVLGLVEKHCGEHRPPLAGNSIATDRSFIRAQMPRLDAALHYRMIDVSTVKELTRRWFPKAYYNQPDKGMAHRALADIVESIRELDYYRRSVFVPAPGPSSSEASESTKAATEAYQQFL, encoded by the coding sequence ATGAGTGAAGCACTGGCACAAAAAGACGACCGGATTGTCTGGGTCGATTTGGAAATGACCGGGCTCGACCCCGACCGCCACGTCATCGTCGAGGTCGCTGCCCTGGTCACCGATGCCGAGCTGAATATTCTCGACGACGGCATTGACCTCGTCGTCCACGCCACCGACGCAGAGCTAGCCGAGATGGACGATTTCGTCACCGAGATGCATGGCTCCTCCGGGCTGACGGAGCAGATCAAGGCCTCCACCGTCACGATCGAGGAGGCGGAAGAAGCGGTGCTGGGGCTCGTCGAAAAGCACTGCGGCGAGCACCGCCCTCCGCTGGCCGGCAATTCCATCGCCACGGACCGCTCCTTCATCCGTGCGCAGATGCCGCGCCTGGACGCGGCGCTGCACTACCGCATGATCGACGTCTCCACCGTCAAGGAGCTCACACGCCGCTGGTTCCCCAAGGCCTACTACAACCAGCCGGACAAGGGCATGGCCCACCGCGCTCTGGCCGATATCGTCGAGTCCATCCGCGAGCTCGACTACTACCGCCGCAGCGTGTTCGTGCCCGCACCAGGGCCGTCCTCGTCTGAAGCAAGCGAGAGCACGAAGGCCGCGACCGAGGCGTACCAGCAGTTTTTGTAA
- a CDS encoding LLM class flavin-dependent oxidoreductase, which yields MKAFGFLSFGHYAFGGQHGPSAEKIAKIHLEIAQAADEIGANNASFRVHHFVPQASAPMPLLGAVAATTKHIEVGTGVIDMRYENPLYLAEEAASLYQISGGRVALGVSRGAPEVADRGWEAFGYTGEALNGADVARGHLEAFMAAVDGNGFATAAPLDRQYPNMFQPGSALPVFPMVPELRKHIFYGSGTHTSADQAAKDGLNLMSSTLVSETTAESLGEIQADQISRYRAAWKEAGHDWTPRVSVSRSIFPIVDGADMQMFGMQATGSDQVGALPDAGSTTFGRTYAAEPDKLIEQLKADPAVMSADTLLITIPTGMGVDVNVKILENFATHVAPALGWQPNTDGPVTGYPVD from the coding sequence ATGAAAGCATTCGGATTCTTAAGCTTCGGGCACTACGCCTTCGGTGGCCAGCACGGGCCATCTGCGGAAAAGATCGCCAAGATCCACCTGGAAATCGCCCAGGCTGCGGATGAGATCGGCGCGAACAACGCGTCCTTCCGCGTCCACCACTTCGTGCCGCAGGCCTCCGCCCCGATGCCGCTGCTCGGTGCTGTCGCGGCCACCACCAAACACATCGAGGTGGGCACCGGTGTCATCGACATGCGCTATGAGAACCCGCTCTACCTCGCCGAGGAGGCTGCGTCGCTCTACCAGATTTCCGGTGGCCGCGTGGCCTTGGGCGTCTCGCGCGGCGCCCCCGAGGTGGCTGACCGCGGCTGGGAGGCCTTCGGTTACACGGGCGAAGCGCTCAACGGCGCGGACGTGGCGCGCGGCCACCTCGAGGCGTTTATGGCTGCAGTGGACGGCAACGGATTCGCCACTGCCGCTCCGCTGGACCGGCAGTACCCCAACATGTTCCAGCCCGGCTCCGCCCTGCCGGTCTTCCCCATGGTGCCCGAGCTGCGTAAGCACATCTTTTACGGCTCGGGCACCCACACCTCGGCGGATCAGGCCGCCAAGGACGGGTTGAACCTGATGTCCTCCACCCTGGTCTCTGAGACCACTGCCGAGTCCTTGGGTGAGATCCAGGCAGATCAGATCAGCCGTTACCGCGCCGCGTGGAAGGAGGCTGGCCACGACTGGACCCCGCGCGTGTCGGTGTCCCGCTCCATTTTCCCCATCGTCGACGGCGCGGACATGCAGATGTTCGGCATGCAGGCCACCGGTTCCGACCAGGTGGGCGCGCTGCCTGATGCCGGCTCAACCACCTTCGGCCGCACCTACGCCGCCGAGCCGGACAAGCTCATCGAGCAGCTCAAAGCGGACCCCGCCGTCATGTCCGCCGACACCCTGCTCATCACCATTCCCACCGGCATGGGCGTCGACGTCAACGTGAAGATCTTGGAAAACTTCGCCACCCACGTCGCCCCCGCGCTGGGCTGGCAGCCGAACACTGACGGCCCAGTCACCGGCTATCCCGTCGACTAA
- a CDS encoding metal-sensitive transcriptional regulator produces the protein MTKTPHADSADHGYISDKDRYLARLKRIEGQARGIHRMIDEEKYCIDILTQISSITSALNNVALSLLDDHMRHCVVRAAQTDGPAAEEKLVEAADAIARLVRS, from the coding sequence ATGACTAAAACCCCGCATGCTGATTCCGCTGACCACGGCTATATCAGTGACAAAGACCGCTACCTGGCCCGATTGAAACGCATTGAAGGCCAGGCCCGCGGGATTCATCGCATGATCGATGAAGAGAAATATTGCATCGATATCCTCACCCAGATCAGCTCCATCACCTCAGCCCTGAATAACGTCGCGCTGAGCCTGCTCGATGACCATATGCGCCACTGCGTCGTTCGTGCAGCCCAAACCGACGGGCCAGCCGCCGAAGAAAAACTTGTCGAAGCTGCCGACGCCATCGCCCGCCTCGTCCGCTCCTAA
- a CDS encoding heavy metal translocating P-type ATPase, with amino-acid sequence MGHDGHEHHEHGAGGHGQEGQHHSGHEMHGGHAGHGHGDHGDHVGQFRRLFWIMLVLATPVVAFNPMFADLLSYQLPDTAWVWWVSPILGTIIYFWGGRPFLTGAVSEIRSRQPGMMLLIGLAITVAFIASWGATLGILDYELNFWWELALLVVIMLLGHWIEMRSLAQTTSALDSLAALLPDEAEKVDGDDVVTVAPAELVVGDVVIVRPGSAVPADGQIVDGSASMDESMVTGESKTVRRGPDDHVVAGTVATDSGLRVKVTAIGDDTALAGIQKLVADAQSSSSKAQRIADTAAGWLFWFAFGAAVITALVWSILGMPDAAVVRTITVLVIACPHALGLAIPLVVSIATERAARGGVLIKDRLALESMRSVDSVLFDKTGTLTKGEPTVTGIHPVGDRTKDEVLALAAAAEADSEHPLAQAIVGAARARNLDVPGTSDFSSSPAVGVKATVNGTVIEVGGPYLLEHHSQDEIAIAERWRDEGAIILHVMADGQVIGALRLADEIRPESRDTVDALHAQGVQVVMITGDAQAVAETVAEELGIDRVFAGVRPEDKAAKVAELQAEGRKVAMVGDGVNDAPALAQADVGIAIGAGTDVAIGSAGVILASSDPRSVLSVFELSEASYRKMKQNLWWAAGYNIAAVPLAAGVLAPIGFMLPMSVGAILMSASTVVVALNAQLLRRLDLTPAASVAKSLDRKPETMDA; translated from the coding sequence ATGGGGCACGACGGGCATGAGCATCACGAACACGGCGCGGGCGGGCACGGCCAGGAGGGCCAACACCATTCCGGCCACGAGATGCATGGCGGCCATGCCGGACATGGCCACGGGGACCATGGGGATCATGTCGGACAATTCCGGCGGTTATTTTGGATCATGTTGGTGCTGGCAACTCCAGTGGTCGCGTTCAACCCGATGTTCGCCGACCTGTTGAGCTATCAATTACCTGACACGGCCTGGGTGTGGTGGGTGTCGCCGATCCTGGGCACAATCATCTATTTCTGGGGTGGCCGGCCTTTCTTGACGGGGGCCGTCTCCGAGATCCGGTCCCGACAACCCGGCATGATGCTGCTTATCGGGTTAGCAATCACGGTGGCCTTCATTGCCTCCTGGGGTGCGACCCTGGGCATCTTGGATTACGAGCTGAACTTCTGGTGGGAACTGGCGCTACTGGTGGTCATTATGTTGTTAGGCCACTGGATTGAAATGCGGTCCTTGGCCCAAACCACTTCCGCCTTAGACTCCCTGGCCGCCTTGCTGCCGGATGAAGCTGAGAAGGTCGACGGCGATGACGTTGTCACCGTCGCCCCGGCGGAGCTGGTCGTTGGAGATGTCGTCATTGTTCGGCCTGGATCTGCGGTCCCGGCCGATGGCCAGATCGTCGATGGTAGTGCCTCCATGGATGAATCCATGGTCACCGGGGAATCCAAAACCGTCCGACGCGGCCCGGACGACCACGTCGTGGCCGGCACTGTGGCCACGGATTCCGGGCTGCGGGTCAAAGTCACCGCCATTGGAGATGACACCGCGCTGGCGGGGATCCAGAAACTGGTCGCCGACGCCCAATCCTCCTCGTCCAAAGCCCAACGCATTGCCGACACCGCCGCCGGTTGGTTGTTCTGGTTCGCCTTCGGGGCTGCGGTAATTACTGCGCTGGTGTGGTCCATACTGGGTATGCCCGACGCCGCTGTAGTACGCACCATTACGGTGCTGGTCATTGCCTGCCCTCACGCCTTGGGCCTCGCAATTCCGTTGGTGGTATCGATTGCCACCGAGCGTGCGGCTCGTGGCGGGGTGTTGATCAAAGATCGCTTGGCACTGGAATCGATGCGCTCCGTGGATTCGGTACTGTTCGATAAAACCGGCACCCTGACCAAAGGTGAGCCCACCGTCACCGGGATCCACCCTGTGGGTGATAGAACCAAAGATGAGGTGTTAGCGTTGGCCGCCGCTGCTGAAGCCGACAGCGAGCACCCCCTAGCGCAGGCCATTGTCGGCGCGGCCCGGGCCCGCAACCTCGACGTACCTGGCACCAGTGATTTTTCCTCTTCCCCAGCTGTGGGCGTCAAAGCAACGGTCAATGGCACGGTCATTGAAGTCGGTGGCCCTTACCTGTTAGAACACCACTCCCAAGATGAGATAGCGATTGCTGAGCGGTGGCGCGACGAAGGCGCAATCATTCTTCACGTGATGGCCGATGGCCAAGTTATTGGCGCGCTGCGTCTAGCTGATGAAATCCGACCCGAATCCCGTGACACCGTGGATGCCCTGCATGCCCAGGGGGTCCAGGTCGTGATGATCACCGGTGATGCCCAAGCCGTGGCCGAGACCGTGGCCGAAGAGCTGGGTATTGACCGAGTCTTTGCTGGGGTCCGGCCCGAAGATAAGGCCGCCAAGGTCGCAGAACTTCAAGCTGAGGGCCGCAAAGTGGCCATGGTCGGTGACGGGGTCAATGACGCGCCAGCTTTGGCTCAGGCCGATGTGGGCATCGCCATTGGTGCCGGCACCGATGTGGCCATCGGCTCGGCCGGGGTTATCCTGGCTTCCTCGGATCCCCGCTCGGTCTTGTCCGTATTTGAGCTCTCCGAGGCCAGTTACCGGAAAATGAAACAGAACCTGTGGTGGGCTGCTGGCTACAATATCGCAGCCGTCCCCCTGGCCGCTGGAGTGCTGGCTCCGATCGGGTTTATGCTGCCGATGAGTGTGGGGGCAATTCTGATGTCGGCCTCAACCGTGGTAGTAGCTCTCAATGCCCAGCTGCTGCGCCGCTTGGATCTGACCCCGGCTGCCAGTGTTGCTAAGTCCCTGGACCGGAAACCCGAGACCATGGACGCCTAA
- a CDS encoding YdhK family protein yields MNKLTQITRLTLVAAVGTLALTSCAGPGDDETVPESAPTQDQVQTDTPSSDAQAHDHDPDGGPAPSGMKEATDPTYAVGDSVILDADHMPGMDNAEATISGAFDTTTYSVSYTPTDGGTPVTDHKWVVHEELEGHGEAPLEAGSQVILNADHMPGMKGAEATIDSSTDETVYMVDFEMGGMEMTNHKWVVESEIQPRN; encoded by the coding sequence ATGAACAAACTGACCCAGATAACTCGACTTACTCTCGTCGCAGCAGTGGGTACCTTGGCCCTGACCAGCTGCGCCGGACCCGGTGACGACGAGACTGTCCCAGAATCCGCGCCCACCCAAGACCAGGTGCAGACCGATACCCCCAGTTCCGATGCACAGGCCCACGATCATGACCCGGATGGCGGTCCAGCACCGTCGGGAATGAAAGAAGCCACCGATCCCACATATGCTGTCGGCGACTCTGTGATCCTCGACGCCGACCATATGCCAGGTATGGATAATGCTGAAGCCACCATCTCTGGCGCATTTGATACGACCACTTATTCTGTGAGCTACACGCCCACTGATGGTGGCACCCCTGTGACGGACCACAAGTGGGTCGTCCACGAAGAACTCGAAGGCCACGGCGAAGCGCCGCTTGAAGCAGGCAGTCAAGTCATTTTGAACGCCGATCACATGCCTGGAATGAAGGGAGCAGAAGCCACCATAGATAGCTCCACCGACGAAACCGTCTACATGGTCGATTTCGAGATGGGCGGCATGGAGATGACCAATCACAAATGGGTCGTGGAGAGCGAAATTCAACCCCGCAACTAA
- a CDS encoding L,D-transpeptidase translates to MTEKTGARMRRIIAAGAVVLLAGGSLAACTIDRQGAAAEPGESVETTEPEKHDPAVISVEDGAEGVAPDEPVAVTSPDGLESVTMTNEEGKEVEAELNEDKTEWTTAEPLGYGREYTVEATTTQGETSQSVFTTVVPGGQTNAYIGPMDGSEVGVAHAINVYFDIAPSDRQAAQDAITVESSNDTEGAFYWIDPAHLIWRPKEYWEPGTEVTVKSVIYGKNLGGGIYGAEDSSSTFTVGDLVETLVDDSTKTLTVYRNGEEVRSFPVSLGRDGQFATPNGMYVIGDRNESMVMDSTTYGLALENGGYRTPVNYATQMSWSGIYVHSAPWAIGALGSFNQSHGCINATPDDAQWFMNYVKQGDPVEVVNTSGGTLSGLDGLGYWNLDWETLKAGNVDEG, encoded by the coding sequence ATGACTGAGAAGACGGGGGCGCGGATGCGCCGGATCATCGCTGCCGGGGCGGTCGTTCTGCTGGCAGGCGGGTCGTTGGCGGCGTGCACCATTGACCGGCAGGGAGCTGCGGCGGAGCCGGGGGAGTCGGTGGAGACCACGGAGCCCGAGAAGCATGACCCTGCGGTCATTTCCGTGGAGGACGGCGCCGAGGGCGTGGCGCCGGACGAGCCGGTGGCCGTGACGTCCCCCGACGGCCTTGAGTCCGTCACCATGACCAATGAAGAGGGTAAAGAGGTCGAGGCCGAGCTCAACGAGGACAAGACGGAGTGGACCACGGCTGAGCCGCTCGGCTACGGCCGCGAGTACACCGTCGAGGCAACCACCACCCAGGGCGAGACCTCCCAGTCGGTGTTCACCACCGTCGTTCCGGGCGGGCAGACGAACGCTTACATCGGCCCGATGGACGGCAGCGAAGTCGGTGTCGCCCACGCGATCAACGTCTACTTCGATATTGCGCCGAGTGATCGACAGGCAGCCCAGGACGCCATCACCGTCGAGTCGTCGAATGATACGGAGGGTGCGTTCTACTGGATTGATCCTGCCCACCTGATCTGGCGCCCGAAGGAGTACTGGGAGCCGGGCACCGAGGTGACCGTGAAGTCCGTTATCTACGGAAAGAATCTCGGCGGCGGCATCTACGGTGCGGAGGACTCCTCGTCCACCTTCACCGTCGGCGACCTGGTGGAAACGCTCGTGGACGACAGCACGAAGACGCTGACGGTCTACCGCAACGGTGAAGAGGTGAGGTCCTTCCCGGTCTCCCTCGGCCGCGACGGCCAGTTCGCCACTCCGAACGGCATGTACGTCATCGGCGACCGGAACGAGTCCATGGTGATGGACTCCACCACCTACGGTTTGGCGCTGGAGAACGGCGGCTACCGCACCCCGGTGAACTACGCCACGCAGATGTCCTGGTCTGGCATCTACGTTCACTCCGCCCCGTGGGCGATCGGTGCGCTGGGCAGCTTCAACCAATCCCACGGTTGCATCAACGCCACGCCGGATGACGCCCAGTGGTTCATGAACTACGTCAAGCAGGGGGATCCGGTCGAGGTGGTCAACACCTCCGGTGGAACCCTGTCGGGCCTGGACGGCCTCGGTTACTGGAACCTCGACTGGGAGACCCTCAAGGCCGGCAACGTCGACGAAGGCTAG
- a CDS encoding TIGR00730 family Rossman fold protein, translating to MNSQPQSPITAVTVFAGAREGLDESMTTAAYGFGTALARHGIALVYGGGRLGMMGAVAQGAIDAGGETVGIMPEHLSQHEIAHTGLSELVIVDTLAERKRLMSKRCGAFVALPGGAGTLDELFDEWTNQQLGLHTKPIGLLGAEFWEPLTTMIDHMVAAGFIRQADRDSLIVADDPDELIGALAQWTPQPPRWG from the coding sequence GTGAATAGCCAGCCGCAGTCCCCCATCACCGCAGTCACGGTCTTCGCCGGTGCGCGCGAGGGCCTGGACGAGTCGATGACCACAGCCGCGTACGGTTTCGGAACCGCACTCGCCCGCCACGGGATCGCGCTGGTGTACGGCGGCGGCCGGCTGGGCATGATGGGCGCTGTCGCGCAGGGGGCGATCGACGCCGGCGGCGAGACTGTCGGCATCATGCCGGAGCACCTGTCGCAGCACGAGATCGCGCACACGGGCCTGAGTGAACTGGTGATCGTCGACACGCTCGCGGAACGAAAACGCCTCATGAGTAAGAGGTGCGGCGCGTTCGTCGCGCTTCCCGGAGGTGCGGGCACACTCGACGAGCTTTTCGACGAATGGACCAACCAGCAGCTCGGCCTCCACACCAAACCGATCGGGCTATTGGGCGCGGAATTCTGGGAACCTCTCACGACGATGATCGACCACATGGTCGCCGCGGGCTTCATCCGCCAGGCTGACCGGGACAGCTTGATAGTGGCGGACGACCCGGACGAGCTCATCGGTGCGCTGGCACAGTGGACGCCGCAACCGCCCCGCTGGGGTTAA
- a CDS encoding nicotinamidase, with protein MDTENPAGTASTSNVSNGNRALVVVDVQNDFCPGGALGTARGDEVASKIAALITEGDNRGHDYSHIVATQDWHIDPGAHFSDDPDFVDSWPVHCVAESEGAALRGPIADIAFDEFFRKGEYEAAYSGFEGASIIDKVLLADWLRARGISDIDVVGIATDHCVRATVLDARKEGFGVRVLRGMCSPVDDARGSAALEEMRSAGAELV; from the coding sequence ATGGATACCGAGAACCCAGCTGGCACCGCTAGCACCAGCAATGTGAGCAACGGGAACAGAGCGCTCGTCGTCGTCGACGTGCAGAACGACTTCTGCCCTGGCGGAGCACTCGGCACCGCGCGCGGCGACGAAGTCGCTTCCAAGATCGCCGCGCTGATCACAGAGGGCGACAACCGGGGCCACGACTACAGCCACATTGTGGCTACGCAGGACTGGCACATCGACCCGGGCGCGCATTTCTCCGACGACCCCGATTTCGTCGACTCCTGGCCCGTGCACTGCGTCGCGGAGTCGGAGGGGGCCGCACTGCGCGGACCGATCGCGGACATCGCCTTCGACGAGTTCTTCCGGAAAGGCGAGTACGAGGCGGCGTACAGCGGGTTTGAGGGGGCGTCGATAATCGATAAAGTTCTTCTCGCGGATTGGCTTCGTGCGCGCGGCATCAGCGACATCGACGTCGTCGGCATCGCGACCGACCACTGCGTGCGCGCGACCGTGCTCGACGCGCGGAAGGAAGGCTTCGGTGTGCGCGTGCTGCGCGGCATGTGCTCGCCTGTCGACGACGCACGCGGATCCGCCGCCCTCGAGGAGATGCGGTCCGCCGGCGCTGAACTGGTCTAA
- a CDS encoding DUF3618 domain-containing protein yields the protein MARDINDIQRDIERTRGNLAATIDELADRTRPENLVNDAKKQATAKLQDDNVQKILAGVGVAIAALIVISTANKRKKKKDLKELQRLLSQR from the coding sequence GTGGCACGAGACATTAACGACATTCAGCGCGACATCGAGCGCACCCGCGGCAACCTCGCCGCCACCATCGACGAGCTGGCGGACCGCACCCGCCCGGAGAACTTGGTGAATGATGCGAAGAAGCAGGCCACCGCGAAGCTGCAGGACGACAACGTGCAGAAGATTCTCGCAGGTGTCGGCGTCGCCATTGCCGCGCTCATCGTGATCAGCACCGCGAACAAGCGCAAGAAGAAGAAGGATCTGAAGGAGCTGCAGCGTCTGCTGTCGCAGCGCTAA
- the bcp gene encoding thioredoxin-dependent thiol peroxidase: MTEATRLTEGDTAPAFSLPNDKGDTVSLSDYAGKRVIVYFYPKANTPGCTTEACDFTENLSDFEDASVSVVGISPDSPEKLAKFRSDHDLTIELLSDESKEVMTAYGAFGEKKNYGKIVQGVIRSTFLVGTDGTIESAQYNVKATGHVGRLLRDLDL; the protein is encoded by the coding sequence ATGACTGAAGCAACACGTCTGACTGAAGGCGACACAGCCCCCGCATTCTCCCTGCCCAACGACAAAGGCGACACGGTCTCGCTGTCCGACTACGCCGGCAAGCGCGTCATCGTGTACTTCTACCCGAAGGCCAACACTCCCGGGTGCACGACCGAGGCATGCGACTTCACCGAGAACCTCTCCGATTTCGAGGACGCCTCCGTCTCCGTCGTGGGTATCAGCCCCGACTCGCCGGAGAAGCTAGCTAAGTTCCGTTCCGACCACGACCTGACCATCGAGCTTCTCAGCGACGAGTCCAAAGAGGTCATGACGGCCTACGGTGCCTTCGGCGAGAAGAAGAATTACGGCAAGATCGTCCAGGGCGTCATCCGCTCCACCTTCCTCGTCGGCACTGACGGCACCATCGAGTCCGCCCAGTACAACGTCAAGGCGACCGGCCACGTCGGCCGCCTGCTGCGCGACCTCGACCTCTAG
- a CDS encoding DUF3817 domain-containing protein, with protein sequence MTDNPTDTSAPTSAPGASSTPRVHPERQRRVRTALRLFSVAAWITGVMLLLLCARMIMEYGFDMDVSLLSWVAILHGWMYALFLLATLNLGMKARWSTSQWIVTAIAGVVPFLSFFVEAWRRKEVTEEFDL encoded by the coding sequence ATGACTGACAATCCCACCGACACCTCCGCGCCGACGAGCGCCCCCGGGGCCTCAAGCACACCGCGCGTCCACCCGGAGCGTCAGCGCCGCGTTCGCACGGCTCTGCGGCTGTTCTCTGTGGCCGCGTGGATCACGGGTGTCATGCTGCTTCTGCTGTGCGCCCGCATGATCATGGAGTACGGCTTCGACATGGATGTCAGCCTGCTCAGCTGGGTCGCCATCCTCCACGGCTGGATGTACGCCCTGTTCCTCCTGGCCACTTTGAACCTGGGCATGAAGGCCCGCTGGTCAACGAGCCAGTGGATCGTCACCGCTATCGCCGGTGTCGTGCCGTTCCTCTCCTTCTTTGTCGAGGCGTGGCGCCGCAAGGAAGTCACGGAGGAATTCGACCTCTAA
- the rdgB gene encoding RdgB/HAM1 family non-canonical purine NTP pyrophosphatase, which yields MKVLVASGNAKKLIELETVLSELGVDGVELVSLADIPAYPEPVENGLTFAENALIKAREGVKQTGLPCVADDSGLAVAALNGMPGILSARWCGRHGDDASNNELLLAQTSDIGDPHRGAAFVSCCALVTPDGAEFTAEGRWEGSLLREPRGEGGFGYDPLFAPADAPGRSAAELTPEEKNTRSHRGKALRELAPRIAELAQ from the coding sequence TTGAAGGTACTTGTCGCCTCGGGCAATGCGAAGAAGCTGATAGAGCTCGAAACCGTTCTTAGTGAACTCGGAGTCGACGGCGTCGAACTCGTCTCTCTCGCAGACATTCCCGCATACCCGGAGCCGGTGGAAAACGGCCTCACATTCGCGGAGAACGCGTTGATCAAGGCCCGCGAGGGCGTAAAGCAGACCGGCCTGCCATGCGTGGCTGACGATTCCGGCCTCGCCGTCGCAGCCCTCAACGGCATGCCCGGCATCCTGTCTGCCCGCTGGTGCGGCCGTCACGGCGACGACGCCTCCAACAACGAGTTGCTGCTCGCCCAGACCAGCGACATCGGCGACCCGCACCGCGGCGCTGCCTTCGTGTCCTGCTGCGCCCTCGTGACTCCCGATGGAGCTGAATTCACCGCGGAGGGGCGCTGGGAAGGCTCCCTGTTGCGCGAACCGCGCGGGGAAGGCGGCTTCGGCTACGACCCGCTCTTCGCACCCGCCGATGCCCCGGGGCGTTCCGCCGCGGAGCTCACCCCGGAGGAGAAGAACACCCGCTCGCACCGCGGAAAAGCGCTGCGTGAACTGGCCCCCCGCATCGCTGAACTCGCGCAGTAG